The Leadbetterella byssophila DSM 17132 DNA window GATTTTGATGGCAGATTCCGGTGTTTCAACTAAGGATTTATCCTCCAAAGCTCTGTATGTGGAGCTGGATTTGTTAACTACCTTGTTAAAACCAAAGGTTTCAAACCATTCTTTTAGTTTTTCTGGTGAAATTCCATCCGTCTTAAAATTATGAAAGATATAAGGCACCTGATTGTCCTTTAAATAGGTGATCGCTTTTTTGACGGTGTCGCAATTGGGAATGCCGTAAATTTTAACTGTATCCATAAAAATATAACTTCAAAATAGTGAAATTAGTTCTTAGGTTTTGTTTCGTTTTATTACCCTTTTTGGGGAATGCTCAAGGGATCAAATGGGAGAAAAGTCTCCATGCTGCCTTTGCAAAAGCTAAAGCAGAGAATAAGGTTCTTTTTGTCGAGTTTTACTCGCCCACCTGTCCACATTGTAAGAAATTGGCGCCCATTCTGAATGACCCCACTGTAGCAGGTCTGTACAATGGGAATTTTGTCAATTACGCCTTAGATGTGGACTCAGAGGAAGGGAGGAATTTCGCTAAAAAAGCTA harbors:
- a CDS encoding arsenate reductase family protein gives rise to the protein MDTVKIYGIPNCDTVKKAITYLKDNQVPYIFHNFKTDGISPEKLKEWFETFGFNKVVNKSSSTYRALEDKSLVETPESAIKILQATPSMIKRPILENGNNKRIGFKKEEYDELFLK